One window from the genome of Hyphomonas neptunium ATCC 15444 encodes:
- a CDS encoding PAS domain-containing protein, with translation MHRSPALNGGSPTIPIDELSASLSDPVLAALLQSSRDCIKVLDLTGRIRYMNPMGLSARQLSADTDVIGRHWWDLWPEESHSMVQDATGKGASGDSTDFRGFCPTARGRPKWWDVRMVPIRNGAGEVTGVLVVSKDVTDAVTNRKMYDTIALEMRHRLKNAFAVASAIAKISARQTPEHQPFAEDLVKRFSSLAVAQGKLVDAASDFPLRALVSDLVDAAGVSEETIDVSGLPDCLVDEAQMRVIAVVIGELTTNSLKYGALRNGGAIYCQGRIEDEWLHLSWIEPLEDASEGQTETSSSTNTGLAVIQRIVTSAGGQVSRVMNQDGLRVDFSLVHQQADASSD, from the coding sequence ATGCATCGCAGCCCGGCACTCAATGGCGGTTCGCCAACGATCCCGATTGACGAACTTTCAGCCAGCCTTTCCGACCCTGTTCTAGCCGCGCTGCTTCAAAGCAGCCGTGATTGCATCAAGGTGCTCGATCTCACTGGACGTATCCGGTACATGAACCCGATGGGCCTTTCCGCGCGGCAGCTGAGCGCGGATACGGATGTCATCGGCCGGCACTGGTGGGATCTCTGGCCTGAAGAATCCCATTCCATGGTGCAGGACGCGACCGGCAAAGGCGCAAGCGGGGACTCCACAGATTTTCGGGGTTTTTGCCCCACCGCGCGCGGGCGGCCCAAATGGTGGGATGTGCGTATGGTTCCAATCCGGAACGGCGCTGGCGAAGTGACCGGAGTGCTCGTTGTCTCAAAGGATGTGACGGACGCCGTTACCAATCGCAAGATGTACGACACCATCGCTCTGGAGATGCGCCACAGGCTGAAGAACGCTTTTGCGGTGGCCAGCGCGATTGCCAAGATCAGCGCGCGGCAGACGCCCGAGCATCAGCCCTTTGCAGAAGATCTCGTCAAACGCTTCTCTTCCCTCGCCGTGGCGCAGGGCAAGCTGGTGGACGCGGCTAGCGATTTTCCTCTGCGGGCGCTGGTTTCCGACCTCGTTGATGCAGCAGGTGTCAGTGAAGAAACAATCGATGTGTCGGGGCTGCCCGATTGCCTTGTGGATGAAGCGCAGATGCGGGTCATTGCGGTGGTGATTGGTGAATTGACCACGAACTCTCTGAAGTATGGGGCGCTGCGCAATGGCGGGGCCATTTACTGCCAGGGGCGCATTGAGGACGAATGGTTGCATCTGTCCTGGATCGAGCCTCTCGAGGATGCATCGGAAGGTCAGACCGAAACATCGTCATCCACCAATACCGGGCTTGCGGTTATTCAGCGGATCGTGACATCGGCCGGTGGGCAGGTGTCGCGTGTCATGAACCAGGATGGATTGAGAGTCGATTTCTCGCTGGTGCATCAGCAAGCCGACGCATCTTCAGACTGA
- the rnk gene encoding nucleoside diphosphate kinase regulator has product MSQITRPPIYVTDAELERLSDLAHAVQGREPAADMLIEELSRARVTAVEDVPVDVVRMHDRVNFVYDGARYEDFTLVYPYEANIADKRISILTQVGAMLIGLQVGDAMQWAGRDGRGHSMEVLEVSRN; this is encoded by the coding sequence ATGTCCCAAATCACCCGTCCGCCCATTTATGTCACCGATGCTGAACTGGAGCGCCTTTCAGACCTTGCCCATGCTGTGCAGGGCAGGGAGCCGGCTGCTGACATGCTGATCGAGGAGCTTTCGCGCGCCAGGGTGACGGCCGTTGAGGACGTGCCCGTGGATGTCGTGCGGATGCATGACAGGGTCAATTTTGTATATGACGGGGCGCGCTATGAAGACTTCACGCTTGTCTACCCCTACGAGGCAAATATCGCAGACAAGCGGATCTCCATTCTGACCCAGGTGGGCGCCATGCTGATTGGGCTGCAGGTAGGCGATGCGATGCAGTGGGCCGGCCGGGATGGCAGGGGGCACTCCATGGAAGTGCTGGAAGTATCGCGCAATTGA
- a CDS encoding winged helix-turn-helix transcriptional regulator, whose translation MKWQELDRENCSLARAMAVVGDRWTLLVLREAFLRVRRFDDFQERLGIARRVLTERLKHLVDHGVLEKVAYSQTPLRHEYRLTEKGLALYPVIISLVHWGDAYYAGKKGPPVLHRHQACGHDFRSVLTCSECGEALDPREVSPHAGPGARKGDWAERLTD comes from the coding sequence ATGAAGTGGCAGGAACTTGATCGGGAAAATTGCTCGCTGGCCCGGGCGATGGCGGTGGTGGGCGACCGGTGGACGTTGCTTGTGCTGCGCGAAGCGTTTCTTCGCGTGCGCCGGTTTGATGACTTTCAGGAACGGCTGGGCATTGCGCGGCGGGTGCTGACCGAGCGGCTGAAGCATCTGGTCGATCATGGCGTGCTGGAGAAGGTGGCTTACAGCCAAACCCCCTTGCGGCACGAATACCGGCTCACTGAGAAAGGTCTTGCGCTTTATCCGGTCATTATAAGCCTCGTACACTGGGGCGACGCATATTATGCCGGCAAGAAAGGCCCGCCCGTGCTTCACCGGCACCAGGCTTGCGGGCATGATTTCCGGAGCGTGCTGACCTGCTCGGAATGCGGGGAGGCGCTGGACCCGAGAGAAGTGTCGCCCCACGCCGGCCCAGGCGCTCGCAAGGGCGATTGGGCGGAGCGGCTGACTGACTGA
- a CDS encoding SDR family NAD(P)-dependent oxidoreductase, which translates to MPDQKRPDRNATCAIIGAGDFIGSAIAHKFATEGYTVFAGRRTAEKLEKLKSEIEAAGGKCVARGLDARREEDVTAFLQEADAHAPLEVVISNPGANVNFPLLDTSERVFFKVWEMACKAGFLTGREAARLMLARGKGSIFFTGATASLRGGSGYAAFASAKGGLRLLAQAMARELGPQNIHVAHLIIDAGVDTDFVRDRIKSARGEEAVAALAPDTLMEPASIADAYWYLHQQNRDAWTFEMDLRPYKETW; encoded by the coding sequence ATGCCAGACCAGAAACGACCGGACAGAAACGCCACCTGCGCCATCATCGGCGCGGGCGATTTCATCGGCTCCGCCATCGCCCACAAATTCGCGACCGAAGGCTACACCGTATTTGCAGGCCGCCGCACGGCAGAGAAGCTCGAGAAACTGAAAAGCGAGATTGAAGCGGCCGGTGGCAAATGCGTCGCGCGCGGCCTGGATGCGCGCAGGGAAGAAGATGTCACCGCCTTCCTGCAAGAGGCAGACGCTCATGCACCGCTGGAAGTCGTCATCTCCAATCCCGGCGCCAACGTAAACTTCCCCCTGCTCGACACCAGCGAGCGGGTCTTCTTCAAGGTGTGGGAAATGGCCTGCAAGGCGGGCTTCCTGACTGGCCGGGAGGCGGCCCGTTTGATGCTGGCGCGTGGCAAGGGCTCAATCTTCTTCACCGGGGCAACTGCCAGCCTGCGCGGCGGATCAGGCTACGCCGCCTTTGCCAGCGCCAAGGGCGGCCTGCGGCTGCTGGCTCAAGCCATGGCGCGCGAGCTTGGCCCCCAGAACATCCATGTCGCTCACCTCATCATCGATGCAGGGGTCGATACAGATTTCGTCCGGGACCGGATCAAGTCTGCTCGCGGCGAAGAAGCGGTTGCCGCTCTGGCGCCGGACACCCTCATGGAGCCGGCCTCCATCGCCGACGCCTACTGGTATCTCCATCAGCAGAACCGCGATGCCTGGACATTCGAGATGGACCTGCGCCCCTATAAGGAAACCTGGTAA
- a CDS encoding 2-hydroxychromene-2-carboxylate isomerase: MKTVEFQFDFGSPNAYLAHRIIPQIEARTGATFVYTPVLLGGLFKLTNNQSPMMAFAGIPNKVAYENLEMRRFITRHNIPFQMNPHFPVNTLLLMRMATAAAMDGGLPEYLEAAYRLMWETPKKMDDPQIVATELTAAGIDAERLMKRAQEDEVKQRLMATTEAAAKRGAFGSPTFFVGDDIYFGKNTLREIEDRLAG, translated from the coding sequence ATGAAAACCGTAGAATTCCAGTTCGATTTCGGCAGCCCGAATGCCTATCTCGCCCACCGCATCATCCCGCAGATCGAAGCGCGCACCGGCGCCACCTTCGTCTACACGCCCGTGCTTCTCGGCGGCCTCTTCAAGCTAACCAACAATCAGTCACCGATGATGGCGTTCGCCGGCATTCCCAACAAGGTGGCCTATGAAAATCTCGAGATGCGCCGCTTCATCACGCGTCACAACATTCCCTTCCAGATGAACCCGCATTTCCCCGTCAACACGTTGCTGCTGATGCGGATGGCCACGGCCGCGGCAATGGATGGCGGCCTCCCGGAATATTTGGAAGCGGCCTACCGTCTGATGTGGGAAACTCCAAAGAAGATGGACGATCCCCAGATCGTGGCGACCGAACTCACAGCCGCAGGCATTGACGCTGAGCGCCTGATGAAGCGCGCTCAGGAAGATGAGGTGAAACAGCGTCTTATGGCAACCACCGAGGCAGCCGCCAAACGCGGCGCCTTCGGCAGCCCAACCTTCTTCGTCGGCGATGACATCTATTTCGGAAAAAACACGCTCCGTGAAATCGAAGACCGCCTCGCAGGCTGA
- a CDS encoding TonB-dependent receptor: protein MHQTNRSYLKSGISSLVLISFASMLPAIAQTADAPATDEDAVMEAVVVEGRRISQTDLAIGLGEATNTVAVTREELLSAPGGISGLKMLETLPGFNVQTDGALGLYEFGNSVTVRAFNLQQIGFVLDGVPMGRSDAFGGSPIFRYVDNENLGSVVASPGAGDVSLPSYASLGPIVSYNTILPSEEMGGMAAITIGDDNLQRTFLKLETGRIGGFSAYFSRSKTDSDLWRGAGTIDREHLEGKLRYDFQNDAYLQAGYVSNNFFDYDSPSMSRTLYNTAGRDYGYEGSVSDSCIAPVGNVYDFNGDGVIDDSDFEPVFTSSTCLSYYEDRINIRDDVLYSLKGGLPITENLSVEATAYYEDKDGYGVSPDGYDFSRGVFLRQEALGLPVVHPRGVQYGLSGVGGIRKGITGGLTWDVANHTLQIGGWIEDEEYNRTQLRLNKTGGSADGDIIADEVVYFRRAYQSIRETTQIYVKDTVRLLDDRLAVELGLKMLSIDYSLDGFRDFADYEAFGPQFIEADYESDPLPMIGAVYDLTGTDQIFASYSQNYALPRGADDIFSTATPFDAPAPDAEESQNYEVGIRTNRPTFNGAVSVFYTQFDNRLVTGNVTDPATLQPEPFYINAGGTTAYGFELSGVWQPEFFNNQLYADANLTYNHAELDDGFGLNTDGSQTNPGGSLLADSPEWLFTGGVTWEPTEWLVANVSTKYTGERYADFAEGAYQTDNVMESYFLWSGYVDLGGPNNFGLPENVSLRFNVDNIFDEDTLAFTFTTTGTGAAAYRPLNPRTAQVTLTARF, encoded by the coding sequence ATGCATCAAACTAACCGCAGCTATCTGAAATCCGGAATCAGCAGCCTTGTCCTGATAAGCTTTGCGAGCATGCTGCCCGCTATTGCGCAGACGGCAGACGCTCCCGCTACGGATGAAGATGCCGTGATGGAAGCGGTGGTCGTCGAAGGCCGGCGTATTTCACAGACAGACCTCGCGATCGGTCTGGGTGAGGCCACCAATACGGTGGCCGTGACACGCGAAGAACTTCTCTCCGCGCCGGGCGGTATTTCCGGTCTCAAGATGCTGGAAACCCTGCCCGGCTTCAACGTCCAGACCGACGGCGCGCTCGGCCTCTACGAGTTTGGCAACTCGGTCACGGTTCGCGCTTTTAACCTTCAGCAGATCGGCTTCGTGCTCGATGGTGTGCCAATGGGCCGCTCGGACGCTTTCGGTGGCAGCCCGATTTTCCGCTATGTCGATAACGAAAACCTCGGCTCCGTCGTTGCCTCCCCCGGCGCTGGCGACGTCTCCCTGCCCAGTTACGCTTCGCTTGGCCCGATTGTGTCTTACAACACCATCCTGCCCAGCGAAGAGATGGGCGGCATGGCCGCGATTACGATCGGCGATGACAATCTCCAGCGCACCTTCCTCAAGCTCGAAACCGGCCGCATTGGCGGCTTCTCCGCCTATTTCAGCCGCTCCAAGACCGACAGCGACCTGTGGCGCGGCGCAGGCACCATCGACCGGGAACACCTGGAAGGCAAACTGCGCTACGACTTCCAGAACGACGCCTATCTCCAGGCTGGATACGTCAGCAACAACTTCTTCGACTACGACTCCCCGTCGATGTCCCGCACGCTATACAACACGGCCGGGCGTGATTATGGCTATGAGGGGTCAGTTTCAGACAGCTGCATCGCCCCCGTTGGCAATGTCTATGACTTCAACGGTGACGGCGTCATTGACGACAGTGACTTCGAACCCGTCTTCACGAGTTCAACCTGCCTGAGCTATTATGAAGACCGCATCAACATCCGCGATGACGTACTCTACTCCCTGAAAGGCGGTCTGCCGATCACGGAGAATCTGAGCGTCGAAGCCACAGCCTATTATGAAGACAAGGATGGCTACGGCGTCTCTCCTGATGGCTACGACTTCAGCCGGGGCGTATTTCTCCGCCAGGAAGCCCTGGGCCTTCCCGTCGTTCATCCGCGCGGGGTCCAGTACGGCCTCTCGGGCGTCGGCGGTATCCGCAAAGGCATCACCGGCGGCCTGACCTGGGATGTCGCCAATCACACCCTGCAAATCGGCGGGTGGATCGAGGACGAAGAATACAACCGCACCCAGCTGCGCCTGAACAAGACAGGCGGCTCTGCGGATGGCGACATCATCGCGGATGAAGTTGTCTATTTCCGCCGCGCCTACCAGTCGATCCGCGAAACCACGCAGATCTATGTCAAAGACACCGTCCGCCTGCTGGACGACAGGCTCGCTGTCGAGCTTGGCCTGAAGATGCTCAGCATCGACTACTCGCTCGATGGCTTTCGCGACTTTGCAGACTATGAAGCGTTCGGGCCTCAATTCATCGAGGCCGACTATGAGAGCGACCCGCTGCCGATGATCGGTGCGGTGTACGATCTGACCGGAACAGACCAGATCTTCGCTTCCTATTCTCAGAACTACGCACTTCCCCGCGGCGCAGACGACATCTTCTCAACGGCGACCCCCTTCGATGCCCCGGCGCCCGATGCTGAAGAATCCCAGAACTATGAAGTCGGTATCCGGACAAACCGGCCAACCTTCAACGGCGCCGTGTCAGTCTTTTACACCCAGTTCGACAACCGCCTTGTCACCGGGAACGTAACCGACCCCGCCACGCTTCAGCCTGAACCCTTCTATATCAATGCCGGCGGCACCACGGCTTACGGTTTTGAACTCTCCGGCGTCTGGCAGCCTGAATTCTTCAACAACCAGCTCTACGCAGACGCCAACCTTACCTACAACCACGCCGAACTCGACGATGGCTTCGGTCTCAACACCGACGGCAGCCAGACCAATCCTGGCGGCAGCCTTCTCGCCGACAGCCCGGAATGGCTGTTCACGGGCGGCGTCACCTGGGAGCCGACCGAATGGCTCGTGGCCAACGTCTCGACCAAATACACCGGCGAACGGTATGCCGACTTTGCCGAAGGCGCCTATCAGACCGACAACGTCATGGAGAGCTATTTCCTCTGGAGTGGCTATGTAGATCTTGGCGGCCCGAATAATTTCGGCCTGCCGGAAAATGTCAGCCTGCGGTTCAACGTCGACAACATCTTCGACGAAGACACCCTCGCCTTCACCTTCACGACAACCGGCACAGGCGCCGCCGCCTATCGCCCGCTGAACCCGCGCACTGCGCAGGTGACACTCACCGCGAGGTTCTGA
- a CDS encoding sulfite exporter TauE/SafE family protein, with the protein MILTPDTLLFIAAMLAAGALAGFVAGLFGIGGGFVVVPALASVLTLLSAGGDAIASDKIMHVAIGTSLATIIFTSLRSVQAHAKRGAVDFEILKSWTPWVVTGVVLGLFVAQYLDGHALKLTFGVGVFIMAWHFLFPVLTHRGPVANEMPKGFMRGGLGSVLGGYCTLLGIGGGTPAVLIMTLSGQPMHRAVATAAGFGTIIAVPGTIGSIIAGLGQSGLPFGSLGYVNIIAAVAITSMSMITAPWGVAAAHSLNAVHLRRALGLYLLVTSSIMLVSALSPPSRTAPLLADPVPAVTTINADISLSNQEEDHGI; encoded by the coding sequence ATGATCCTTACCCCTGACACACTTCTCTTCATTGCCGCCATGCTTGCCGCCGGCGCCCTTGCCGGCTTCGTGGCTGGCCTGTTCGGAATCGGCGGCGGCTTCGTCGTCGTGCCCGCGCTCGCTTCGGTTCTCACTTTGCTGAGCGCCGGAGGCGATGCGATCGCCAGCGACAAAATCATGCACGTCGCCATCGGCACATCTCTCGCCACTATTATCTTCACCTCGCTCCGCTCGGTGCAGGCCCACGCAAAGCGCGGCGCAGTCGACTTTGAAATATTGAAAAGCTGGACGCCCTGGGTGGTGACGGGGGTCGTGCTTGGCCTCTTTGTTGCGCAGTATCTTGACGGTCACGCCCTGAAGCTCACCTTCGGTGTCGGCGTGTTCATCATGGCCTGGCATTTCCTGTTTCCGGTTCTCACGCACCGGGGTCCAGTCGCCAACGAGATGCCCAAAGGCTTCATGCGCGGCGGCCTCGGCAGCGTCCTGGGTGGTTATTGCACCCTGCTCGGTATTGGCGGGGGCACGCCCGCCGTCCTGATCATGACCCTCAGTGGGCAGCCGATGCACCGCGCTGTTGCCACAGCCGCCGGCTTTGGCACGATCATCGCCGTGCCCGGCACAATCGGCAGCATCATTGCCGGGCTTGGCCAAAGCGGCCTGCCCTTCGGGTCGCTTGGCTATGTCAACATCATCGCCGCAGTCGCCATCACGTCCATGAGCATGATCACCGCCCCTTGGGGCGTTGCCGCCGCCCACAGCCTCAATGCGGTGCATCTGCGCCGCGCGCTTGGGCTCTACCTGCTCGTCACGTCCAGCATCATGCTGGTCTCGGCCCTCTCGCCGCCCTCACGCACTGCGCCGCTTCTGGCCGATCCCGTGCCCGCGGTAACCACCATCAATGCCGACATTTCACTTTCCAATCAGGAGGAAGATCATGGGATATAG
- a CDS encoding pyridoxal phosphate-dependent aminotransferase, translated as MGYRLTRRGLFSAGAGVAAVGLAGCTTTTSATAAAAEATGAFPAEASGPALFGPEAGLALLSRNENPYGPAPSALKMISKAAEKGAYYTNQEAIVTLNKLIADRHGVSPEQIVITTGSGEALSALALIYGPKGPIVAPRLFWDTTALYAAKLGMAEIIRVPLTEDMDMDLAAIDAAITPETGMVQLCNPNNPTGIAMPGSVIRAAVSKMAAKTTVVVDEAYIELVDDEASMTCVPLIKEGKDVIVTRTFSKIYGMAGIRVGYTISSAETAEKIRYTQMSWTPCTSIAAAIGCYDDTAFLDYSKSKIVEAREMITTTLDALDLKYLKSQTNFVYFQSGMPANDLAKAMAAEKISIRGQYMDYVPWSRVSTGKIQDVERFCKALPRLVNA; from the coding sequence ATGGGATATAGATTGACACGCCGCGGGCTGTTTTCAGCCGGCGCTGGCGTTGCCGCAGTTGGCCTCGCCGGCTGTACAACGACAACATCGGCTACCGCTGCAGCCGCCGAGGCGACCGGCGCATTTCCGGCCGAAGCATCCGGCCCTGCGCTGTTCGGACCGGAAGCCGGGCTGGCTCTGCTCTCGCGCAACGAAAACCCTTATGGCCCGGCGCCATCAGCCCTCAAGATGATCAGCAAAGCGGCTGAAAAGGGCGCCTATTACACTAACCAGGAAGCCATCGTTACGCTCAACAAGCTCATTGCTGACCGTCACGGGGTCTCACCCGAACAGATCGTCATCACCACCGGCTCGGGCGAAGCGCTCAGCGCGCTGGCCCTGATCTATGGCCCCAAAGGACCCATCGTCGCGCCGCGCCTCTTCTGGGATACCACCGCGCTCTATGCAGCCAAGCTGGGCATGGCAGAAATCATCCGTGTTCCACTGACCGAAGACATGGATATGGACCTGGCCGCCATCGACGCGGCCATCACGCCGGAAACCGGCATGGTACAGCTTTGCAATCCGAACAATCCCACCGGCATCGCCATGCCCGGCTCCGTCATCCGGGCTGCCGTCTCGAAGATGGCCGCGAAAACTACCGTGGTTGTGGATGAAGCCTATATCGAACTTGTTGATGATGAAGCCTCGATGACCTGCGTGCCCCTTATCAAAGAAGGCAAGGATGTCATCGTCACGCGCACTTTCTCGAAAATCTACGGTATGGCGGGCATCCGCGTCGGCTACACGATCTCGTCGGCAGAAACCGCCGAGAAGATCCGCTACACGCAGATGTCCTGGACGCCGTGCACCTCCATCGCCGCCGCCATCGGCTGTTATGATGACACCGCCTTCCTTGACTATTCCAAGTCAAAGATCGTCGAAGCCCGCGAGATGATCACCACGACACTGGACGCGCTCGATCTCAAATACCTGAAATCACAGACCAACTTCGTTTACTTCCAGAGCGGCATGCCCGCTAACGATCTGGCCAAAGCCATGGCTGCGGAGAAAATCTCAATCCGTGGACAGTACATGGATTACGTGCCGTGGAGCCGCGTTTCGACCGGCAAGATCCAAGATGTCGAGCGTTTCTGCAAAGCGTTGCCCCGGCTTGTAAACGCATGA
- a CDS encoding GGDEF domain-containing protein → MLTYPPPRFEQQKSEVLQRYRILKSETVHDASHIARTAALALGTPIVIAALNERYRAWYRAAHGVTDNDFHNLQEFCAYANLSDDAFAVADARLEPYFAREPAVMGAPNVVFFAGAPLSDPDGKRFGTLCLIGNQPRSPAPGQIELLKSMAHIVSQDICVHSAGRYAVQGLINAEEERCALYDLAVTDPLTKALNHRAFFRFAEREVQRAQRHHHPVSVLMFDIDHFKKVNDIHGHAAGDEVIIRLSRLVTECVREADLLGRLGGEEFGLILPETSLEAAVTLANRLREAVKDLRFKSSEGTFGVTISLGVSQPGDTETDIVPALDRADKALYRAKRFGRDRAELMPPAIAESACIIQLPLAHRASDAA, encoded by the coding sequence ATGCTCACCTATCCGCCGCCGCGCTTTGAACAGCAAAAATCGGAAGTGCTTCAACGCTACCGGATTCTGAAAAGCGAAACGGTGCACGACGCAAGCCATATCGCGCGCACAGCGGCGCTGGCTCTGGGAACCCCCATCGTCATCGCCGCCCTGAACGAACGCTACCGCGCATGGTATCGCGCGGCTCATGGCGTCACAGACAATGACTTTCACAATCTCCAGGAATTCTGCGCTTACGCAAACCTGTCCGACGATGCCTTCGCTGTAGCCGACGCTCGTCTGGAGCCCTATTTTGCCCGCGAGCCGGCAGTCATGGGCGCCCCGAATGTCGTGTTCTTTGCCGGCGCGCCCCTCAGCGATCCCGATGGCAAGCGCTTCGGCACGCTCTGCCTGATAGGCAACCAGCCCCGCTCGCCGGCGCCCGGACAGATTGAACTCCTGAAAAGCATGGCGCATATCGTCAGCCAGGACATCTGCGTCCACAGCGCCGGGCGCTACGCGGTCCAGGGCCTGATCAATGCCGAGGAAGAACGCTGCGCGCTTTACGATCTCGCCGTCACCGATCCTCTGACCAAAGCGCTCAACCACCGCGCCTTCTTCCGCTTTGCCGAGCGGGAAGTTCAGCGCGCCCAGCGCCACCACCACCCTGTCAGTGTGCTGATGTTTGACATCGACCATTTCAAGAAGGTGAATGATATTCACGGTCATGCGGCCGGCGATGAAGTCATAATCCGGCTCTCGCGTCTCGTCACCGAATGCGTGCGCGAGGCAGACCTGCTTGGCCGGCTGGGCGGCGAAGAGTTTGGTCTGATCCTGCCTGAAACCAGTCTCGAGGCGGCTGTGACGCTGGCTAACCGGCTGCGCGAAGCCGTGAAGGATCTCCGCTTCAAAAGCAGCGAAGGCACATTCGGCGTTACCATCAGCCTCGGCGTCAGCCAGCCCGGTGACACCGAGACCGACATTGTCCCCGCCCTCGATCGGGCGGACAAGGCCCTCTACCGTGCCAAGCGCTTCGGCAGAGACCGGGCGGAGCTCATGCCGCCGGCCATTGCCGAAAGCGCCTGCATCATTCAGCTGCCGCTAGCCCATCGGGCGAGCGACGCCGCCTGA
- a CDS encoding PepSY domain-containing protein, with amino-acid sequence MKTTPYVIGAIVVGMFAAGSLGAGTSSAQGEALKGAGAEPGPIATPAKYAISEHASFDEVTRRLAEQGFEVMDYELDDRRIEVTGLTATGHCMELKFNAVSGKELRRKRDDDCRPGDDG; translated from the coding sequence ATGAAGACCACCCCTTATGTGATTGGCGCGATTGTTGTGGGCATGTTTGCAGCGGGCAGCCTGGGGGCCGGGACAAGCTCGGCCCAGGGCGAGGCGCTGAAAGGCGCCGGGGCTGAACCCGGTCCCATTGCGACCCCGGCCAAGTATGCGATTAGCGAACACGCCAGCTTTGATGAGGTAACCCGGCGCCTGGCAGAGCAGGGCTTCGAGGTGATGGACTATGAACTGGATGACCGCCGGATTGAGGTGACGGGCCTGACCGCGACCGGGCATTGCATGGAACTGAAGTTCAATGCCGTTTCGGGCAAGGAGCTGCGCCGCAAGCGGGATGATGACTGCCGGCCTGGTGATGACGGCTGA
- a CDS encoding PepSY domain-containing protein: MLSGFIPKWLLAGCLLLAAVAPAFADWDEDGDDDDGDRGDEEIVWDARKRGEILPLEIILGSVLQQYPGELLKLELDEDDGYLIYEIEVLTRRGTVLEMDVDARTGRILDIEEDD, encoded by the coding sequence ATGTTGTCCGGATTTATCCCGAAATGGCTGCTCGCTGGTTGCCTGCTGCTGGCGGCGGTGGCCCCAGCCTTTGCCGACTGGGACGAGGACGGCGATGACGACGACGGGGATCGCGGTGACGAGGAAATCGTCTGGGATGCCCGTAAACGCGGGGAAATCCTGCCCCTGGAGATCATCCTGGGCTCTGTCCTGCAACAGTATCCCGGCGAACTTCTCAAGCTGGAACTGGACGAAGACGACGGCTATCTGATCTATGAGATCGAAGTGCTGACTCGCCGGGGAACTGTGCTGGAAATGGACGTTGATGCCCGTACTGGCCGCATCCTCGACATCGAAGAGGATGACTGA
- a CDS encoding response regulator transcription factor: MRVLLVEDEVLIADDISAALKDSGFMVDLARDGEDAWFKGDTEPYDAIILDLGLPRMDGLSVLKRWRAAGMITPILILSARGSWMERVDGIEAGADDYLPKPFEMAELIVRLRALIRRAAGMAQPVLQAGDLMVDTRRMTIAYAGQPVRVTPLEFRLVDYLVHNMNRTVSAGELSEHLHGVEDTGDTNAIEAIVSRLRRKLGPGVISTRRGFGYVIEAGA; the protein is encoded by the coding sequence ATGCGCGTACTCCTCGTTGAAGACGAAGTCCTGATTGCAGACGATATTTCGGCCGCCCTGAAAGATTCCGGCTTTATGGTAGACCTCGCCCGCGACGGCGAAGACGCCTGGTTCAAGGGCGATACCGAACCCTATGACGCGATCATTCTGGACCTCGGCCTGCCCCGGATGGACGGCCTCTCGGTCCTCAAACGCTGGCGCGCTGCGGGCATGATCACGCCCATCCTCATCCTCTCTGCCCGCGGCAGCTGGATGGAGCGGGTCGATGGCATCGAGGCCGGCGCCGATGACTACCTGCCTAAACCCTTTGAAATGGCGGAGCTAATCGTTCGCCTACGCGCCCTCATCCGCCGCGCCGCCGGCATGGCTCAGCCCGTGCTTCAGGCCGGCGACCTGATGGTCGATACCCGCCGCATGACCATCGCCTATGCCGGCCAGCCCGTGCGCGTCACGCCCCTGGAATTTCGCCTGGTGGACTATCTTGTCCACAACATGAACCGCACGGTTTCGGCCGGTGAACTCTCCGAACACCTTCACGGCGTTGAAGACACCGGCGACACCAACGCCATCGAGGCCATTGTCTCACGCCTGCGCCGCAAGCTTGGCCCGGGCGTGATCAGCACCCGGCGCGGTTTCGGCTACGTCATCGAAGCGGGCGCGTGA